One genomic segment of Paenibacillus xylanexedens includes these proteins:
- a CDS encoding genetic competence negative regulator, with translation MKIERLSHDKIRIFLTFDDLSERGIQKEDMWQEIPKVHELFTEMMDQAYSELGFDATGPLAVEVFALPAQGMVVIVTRGKYDPQQYGLGHEDDLPEEVYEMEVTLEQSDSIVYAFKDFEVLIEAAHMLRQHVTDAGRLYSYKDKWFLHLEPDEVDSTKHAALIALLAEFGEGSSVTPAVMEEYGKVVIPAQAIDVICTHFKRQD, from the coding sequence ATGAAAATAGAACGACTAAGTCACGATAAGATACGGATTTTCCTGACCTTTGACGATCTGAGCGAGCGCGGAATACAAAAAGAAGATATGTGGCAGGAAATACCTAAGGTTCATGAACTGTTCACTGAAATGATGGATCAGGCCTATTCCGAACTTGGATTTGATGCCACAGGTCCACTCGCTGTCGAAGTATTCGCACTTCCCGCTCAAGGGATGGTTGTCATTGTCACACGTGGGAAATATGATCCGCAACAATATGGTTTAGGTCATGAAGATGATCTTCCTGAAGAAGTATATGAAATGGAAGTTACACTCGAGCAAAGCGATTCCATTGTTTATGCATTCAAGGACTTTGAAGTGCTCATTGAAGCTGCACATATGTTGCGTCAGCATGTTACGGATGCTGGGAGACTTTATTCTTATAAAGACAAGTGGTTCTTGCATTTGGAGCCAGATGAGGTAGATTCCACCAAACATGCGGCATTGATTGCCTTGCTTGCTGAATTTGGCGAAGGCTCCTCAGTTACTCCGGCAGTTATGGAAGAGTATGGTAAGGTTGTTATTCCTGCACAAGCGATTGATGTTATCTGCACCCACTTCAAACGCCAGGATTAA
- a CDS encoding polysaccharide deacetylase family protein → MFRHTAALIIAASLLLSACGTAEEKTSDNSTPAGESTTTVQEEQGNSNPTETGEPGTGVPESSTEDSTATEKEPESSEKVSTEEKVEKTYHMNENYYIKPNDEASPSKVVLLTFDDGPKEEKMITSLIDTLVKHNAKAIFFVNGYRVKSHPELLKLIHDRGQIVGNHAWDHEDLQKMSNTEAAKQVSDVQKIVKDTIGEEPQFFRPPFGSGNDALKAAVKKNGMLYMTWSNGSLDWDKSTKDKPEKVIQNVLDQLNPGSNILMHELPWTVEALDELLTKLEKKGYSFVDPRAIELEAR, encoded by the coding sequence ATGTTTAGACATACCGCCGCATTGATCATTGCTGCAAGTTTGCTGTTGTCAGCTTGTGGGACAGCGGAAGAAAAAACATCTGATAATTCCACACCAGCGGGCGAATCAACTACCACGGTTCAAGAAGAGCAAGGTAACTCTAACCCAACTGAAACAGGAGAACCCGGAACTGGTGTGCCCGAGTCTTCAACGGAAGATTCAACTGCGACAGAAAAAGAACCTGAATCTTCGGAGAAGGTTTCTACAGAAGAGAAAGTGGAAAAGACGTATCATATGAATGAAAATTATTATATTAAACCAAACGATGAAGCGAGCCCAAGCAAAGTGGTCTTGTTAACTTTTGATGATGGACCCAAAGAAGAAAAAATGATTACTTCACTTATCGACACTTTAGTTAAACATAACGCTAAAGCGATATTTTTCGTCAATGGATATCGGGTGAAAAGCCATCCGGAATTACTCAAACTCATACATGATCGGGGTCAGATTGTAGGCAATCATGCCTGGGATCATGAGGATCTCCAAAAAATGTCCAACACTGAGGCGGCAAAACAGGTTTCAGATGTCCAAAAAATAGTAAAGGATACCATTGGTGAGGAACCGCAATTCTTCCGTCCACCTTTTGGTTCGGGAAATGATGCACTGAAGGCTGCTGTGAAGAAAAATGGCATGTTATATATGACTTGGTCTAATGGTTCGCTCGATTGGGATAAAAGCACCAAAGACAAACCGGAAAAAGTAATTCAAAATGTACTGGACCAGTTAAATCCCGGAAGCAATATTTTGATGCATGAGTTGCCATGGACGGTTGAAGCATTGGATGAGTTGCTGACGAAGCTCGAAAAGAAAGGTTATTCCTTTGTTGATCCGCGTGCAATTGAATTGGAAGCTCGTTAA
- a CDS encoding metallophosphoesterase encodes MGVVLFFHMWREAHIHQVIEEEVEVPHLPPSFDGAMILYVSDTHKRKLKQKDLENFKNKVDWVLIGGDVAEKGIPWSIVRHNMKLLSNIAPSFTVYGNHDKRAGTAQLARILRESGVQLLQDSVEYLSRGNDRVSLIGIDYRSKQGDVLLEQVGDHFCKLAIVHDPLQALRLEQNADLILSGHTHGGQLVLPFFGPVFLSKAYRPISNGWYSLKRSPEDVHQEGKMLVSRGYGTNHLPLRLGCPAEMHIITLRVPAEKALT; translated from the coding sequence ATGGGAGTTGTACTATTTTTTCATATGTGGCGTGAAGCCCATATTCATCAAGTGATTGAAGAAGAGGTTGAAGTTCCTCATCTGCCACCATCCTTTGACGGTGCTATGATTTTGTATGTATCGGATACGCACAAGCGCAAGCTGAAACAGAAGGATCTGGAAAATTTTAAAAACAAGGTGGACTGGGTTCTGATCGGTGGGGATGTTGCGGAAAAAGGAATCCCATGGTCCATAGTTAGACATAATATGAAACTCTTATCGAACATTGCTCCTTCTTTTACCGTGTATGGGAACCATGATAAGAGGGCTGGTACCGCTCAGCTTGCTCGAATCCTTCGGGAATCGGGCGTTCAGCTCCTGCAGGATAGCGTGGAATATCTGAGTAGGGGCAACGACAGAGTGAGCCTGATCGGTATAGACTATCGTTCCAAACAGGGAGATGTATTGTTAGAGCAGGTCGGCGACCATTTTTGCAAATTAGCCATCGTTCATGATCCTTTACAGGCCCTTCGCTTGGAGCAAAATGCAGATCTTATCTTGAGCGGCCATACACATGGCGGACAATTGGTATTACCTTTTTTCGGACCTGTGTTCCTGAGCAAAGCGTATCGTCCCATATCGAATGGGTGGTACTCCCTGAAGCGCAGTCCGGAGGACGTTCATCAAGAAGGCAAAATGCTGGTTAGCAGAGGATACGGTACCAATCATCTTCCTCTCCGACTAGGTTGTCCTGCGGAGATGCACATCATTACGTTAAGAGTGCCCGCGGAAAAAGCACTCACATAG
- a CDS encoding CPBP family intramembrane glutamic endopeptidase — MKKFKFPKFKIQKAEPQQLTERLLLINLYFTQGLTLIIGVVWILLQKRNLLDVLAWPDNYQFIWWGLGLAGVMLIMDLVLSYVIPQESMDDGGINEMLFRGRPIWHIVCIAAIVAVCEELLFRGAIQHAIGPYWTSILFAVIHIRYLRHWIPTGWVFVSSYGLGWIYMQSGTLWAPILCHFIIDLVSGLAIRFRRGS, encoded by the coding sequence ATGAAAAAATTCAAGTTTCCCAAGTTCAAGATTCAGAAGGCTGAGCCACAGCAGCTTACCGAGCGTTTGCTTTTAATCAATCTATACTTTACACAAGGTCTGACACTGATAATCGGGGTTGTATGGATTTTACTACAGAAACGAAACTTGTTAGATGTACTCGCATGGCCCGACAATTACCAATTTATATGGTGGGGTCTTGGTCTTGCTGGCGTAATGCTTATTATGGACTTGGTACTGTCGTATGTTATACCTCAGGAAAGCATGGATGACGGTGGAATTAATGAGATGTTGTTCCGTGGGCGTCCGATCTGGCACATTGTATGTATAGCAGCCATTGTAGCTGTATGTGAGGAATTATTATTCCGTGGAGCTATTCAACATGCCATCGGTCCATACTGGACGAGTATTTTATTTGCAGTTATCCACATTCGTTATTTGCGGCACTGGATTCCAACAGGTTGGGTGTTTGTCTCAAGTTATGGATTGGGTTGGATTTACATGCAATCCGGCACATTATGGGCGCCTATATTATGTCACTTTATAATTGATTTGGTGTCCGGATTAGCGATACGTTTTCGGAGGGGATCATGA
- the serA gene encoding phosphoglycerate dehydrogenase, whose translation MYKVLVSDPISDLGIQQLVDANDVVVEKKTGLSEDELVAIIGDYDALLVRSQTRVTDRIMTAGTNLKVIGRAGVGVDNIDLEAATQRGIIVINAPDGNTITTCEHTFAMMMALARHIPQAYAKTIQGTWDRKTFLGVELRNKTLGVLGMGRIGSEVAKRAKAFGMDILAYDPFLTEERAEKLQVKLASVDDIIRNADFMTVHTPLTPETRHMISRPQFEVMKKGMRIINCARGGVVDEMALVEAIDQGIVAGAAFDVFESEPPAADHPFLNHPSIIVTPHLGASTVEAQENVAIDVSEQVLHILRNEPFKNAVNMPAVAPTVMNKLQPYFKLGETLGSFAAQITQNAVQEIRIDYAGELSEVDTSPLTRYIVKGILARHLGGEANIVNSMHLAKIRDLNVVVSQTSTTKGFTNLITVTLVTTQDAEERRVAGTLLAGYGERIVRLDKFPVDIAPESHQILISHNDKPGIIGRVGTLLGQNDVNIASMQVGRKIIGGAAIMILTVDKAVPKDVLVQLAALPEINTAVEIVLE comes from the coding sequence ATGTACAAAGTGTTAGTGTCGGACCCAATCAGTGATCTGGGGATCCAGCAACTGGTGGATGCAAATGATGTTGTTGTTGAGAAGAAAACCGGTCTTAGTGAAGATGAACTTGTTGCCATTATTGGTGATTATGATGCCCTCTTGGTTCGCAGCCAGACTCGTGTTACAGATCGTATTATGACAGCTGGTACCAACCTTAAGGTGATCGGACGTGCAGGTGTTGGTGTAGATAACATTGATCTGGAAGCTGCTACACAGCGCGGTATCATCGTTATTAATGCACCTGATGGCAATACCATCACAACCTGTGAGCACACGTTTGCCATGATGATGGCATTGGCACGACACATTCCTCAGGCATACGCTAAGACAATTCAGGGTACGTGGGATCGTAAAACCTTCCTGGGTGTGGAATTAAGAAATAAAACGCTCGGTGTACTGGGTATGGGACGGATCGGTAGTGAAGTTGCCAAGCGCGCCAAAGCATTTGGAATGGACATTCTTGCTTACGACCCGTTCCTCACGGAGGAGCGTGCCGAGAAGCTGCAAGTGAAGCTGGCTAGTGTAGATGATATCATTCGCAATGCGGACTTCATGACCGTTCACACGCCATTAACACCGGAAACACGGCATATGATTTCACGTCCACAATTCGAAGTGATGAAAAAAGGCATGCGTATCATCAACTGTGCTCGTGGTGGTGTAGTTGACGAGATGGCACTTGTCGAAGCCATTGATCAAGGTATTGTGGCTGGTGCAGCATTTGACGTATTCGAAAGCGAGCCGCCCGCCGCTGATCACCCGTTCCTGAATCACCCAAGCATTATCGTTACGCCTCACCTTGGTGCGTCCACAGTAGAAGCACAAGAGAACGTGGCTATCGATGTATCGGAACAAGTTCTTCATATTCTGCGCAATGAACCGTTCAAGAACGCAGTTAACATGCCTGCTGTTGCACCAACCGTGATGAACAAATTGCAGCCGTATTTCAAACTGGGTGAAACGTTGGGTAGTTTTGCAGCACAGATTACACAAAATGCAGTGCAGGAGATTCGGATCGACTATGCTGGTGAACTTTCTGAAGTAGATACTTCTCCTCTCACACGTTACATTGTGAAAGGGATTCTCGCCAGACATTTGGGTGGGGAAGCCAACATCGTTAACTCCATGCATCTGGCCAAAATCCGTGATCTGAATGTGGTTGTAAGCCAAACCTCAACAACTAAAGGATTTACTAACCTGATTACCGTAACATTGGTTACAACTCAGGATGCTGAGGAACGTCGTGTAGCAGGTACATTGCTTGCAGGTTATGGAGAGCGTATTGTTCGTCTGGATAAATTCCCGGTAGATATCGCACCGGAAAGTCATCAAATTTTGATCTCCCACAACGATAAACCAGGTATTATCGGACGTGTAGGAACCCTGCTTGGACAAAACGATGTCAACATCGCATCCATGCAGGTTGGACGTAAAATTATTGGTGGTGCAGCGATCATGATTCTGACCGTAGATAAAGCTGTTCCAAAAGATGTGCTTGTGCAGCTTGCTGCGCTGCCTGAAATCAATACTGCTGTTGAAATTGTTCTGGAATAA
- a CDS encoding IS3 family transposase (programmed frameshift) — protein sequence MPAKKGQTFNQYSEETKKEAVRLRLEEGWTYSRIMEKFGIKSESQIITWVRKSQNGESFEDYRGRWTKKHFSSAEEENAYLKAQVEYPKKAQSEFARRGKLDFEARCQSVREISKWAPVVWLCKIAEISRAGYYKWKKNIVLREKRADRDADLKAHILGIHRLRPYFGYKRMRTALGKEGLVVNHKKVRRLMRELQIRSVIRKKRPFAGRKPSVLFRNVLNREFTAAAPVQKLVTDITYVRIGHDFAYLSVVMDLYNNEIVAWELSERNDLKLVMETVKKLKCGPALLHSDQGFQYTTQSYAKLLEEKKLTGSHSRRGNCYDNACIESFFSHLKTEKLYLEKPQNLEQARNQITEYMLFYNKDRFQNKLGDLSPIEFREKVAA from the exons ATGCCAGCGAAAAAAGGCCAAACTTTTAATCAATATAGTGAAGAAACGAAGAAAGAGGCTGTTCGTCTGCGATTGGAAGAAGGTTGGACATACAGTCGGATCATGGAGAAGTTTGGTATTAAGAGTGAGAGCCAGATTATTACTTGGGTACGGAAAAGCCAAAATGGAGAGAGTTTTGAGGATTATCGAGGACGTTGGACGAAGAAGCATTTTAGCAGTGCAGAAGAAGAAAATGCTTATCTGAAAGCGCAGGTAGAATATC CTAAAAAAGCTCAATCCGAATTTGCACGGAGAGGGAAGCTGGATTTCGAAGCCCGGTGCCAGTCCGTTCGAGAAATAAGTAAGTGGGCACCTGTGGTTTGGTTGTGTAAAATTGCTGAAATTTCTCGTGCAGGTTACTACAAATGGAAGAAGAATATCGTCCTCCGAGAGAAACGAGCAGATCGGGATGCGGATCTAAAAGCACATATTTTAGGCATTCACCGGCTTCGTCCTTATTTCGGCTACAAACGTATGCGAACCGCGTTAGGAAAGGAAGGCCTCGTGGTGAATCACAAAAAGGTACGCCGCTTAATGAGAGAACTCCAGATTCGTTCCGTGATTCGCAAGAAACGCCCATTTGCTGGCCGGAAACCGTCAGTTCTATTCCGTAATGTCTTAAATCGGGAATTCACGGCGGCAGCTCCTGTACAGAAACTCGTGACGGATATTACGTATGTCCGGATCGGGCATGATTTTGCTTATCTCTCGGTTGTGATGGATCTATACAACAACGAGATTGTAGCTTGGGAACTCTCCGAGCGAAATGACTTAAAACTTGTGATGGAAACGGTAAAGAAACTGAAATGTGGACCGGCCTTACTCCATTCCGACCAGGGGTTCCAGTATACAACACAGAGCTATGCCAAATTGCTTGAAGAGAAGAAGCTAACAGGAAGCCATTCTCGGCGTGGGAACTGCTATGACAATGCATGTATTGAGTCGTTCTTCTCCCACTTAAAGACAGAGAAGTTGTATTTGGAGAAGCCTCAGAATTTGGAACAAGCAAGGAACCAAATTACAGAGTATATGTTGTTTTACAACAAGGACCGTTTCCAAAACAAACTCGGCGACCTCTCCCCAATTGAATTCCGAGAAAAAGTCGCCGCTTAA
- a CDS encoding BclA C-terminal domain-containing protein: MSDDRKRVNIKAFLEGRSFRAGSPFIPITTSELEQFESILRSLAVAIPAAISQPTSANILSLQNGLRQLLTFVNQSGFRAGVKAELQAVLELTIAGSEVVPVPLINLAGNLQNLLDDLLSVTLLLEVPPAEKDKLVGLIRSISISLSRATTTLGTGGITGPAGPQGVPGVPGVPGVPGVPGVKGATGTPGGIGPVGPVGPVGPQGAQGPAGAPGVGLNNITAFDPALGPTYAQGQVVSYEGSLYVANVNGPLGTPGSSPDYTLLLSGGTTGATGATGAGLTGAVAFNPALAPGYPAGQVITYNGSTYITSVAGPLGTPGSSSDYTLIAAAGATGATGATGAGLSGIVPFDPALAPTYPAGQIVTFGGSTYITNVASPTGTPGSSPDYTLLAGSGVTGVTGATGIGLNGAVPFDPAVAPTYPAGQVVTFNGSTYITTVASPMGTPGTSPDYTLLSGAGPTGATGASGVTGATGVGLSGIVPFDPAVAPTYPAGQVVTFNGSTYIANVASPTGTPGTSPDYTLLAGAGATGVTGVTGIGGTGSTGATGASGVTGATGVTGATGVGVTGSTGFTGASGVTGATGVGLSGIVPFDPAVAPTYPAGQVVTFNGNTYIANVASPTGTPGTSPDYTLLAGAGATGVTGATGVGVTGSTGVTGASGVTGATGVGLSGIVPFDPAVAPTYPAGQVVTFNGSTYIANVASPTGTPGSSPDYTLLAGAGATGVTGATGIGGTGSTGATGASGVTGATGVTGATGVGVTGSTGVTGASGVTGATGVGLSGIVPFDPAVAPTYPAGQVVTFNGSAYIANVASPTGTPGTSPDYTLLAGAGATGVTGATGVGVTGSTGVTGASGVTGATGVGLSGIVPFDPAVAPTYPAGQVVTFNGSTYIANVASPTGTPGTSPDYTLLAGAGATGVTGATGVGVTGASGVTGATGVGLSGIVPFDPAVAPTYPAGQVVTFNGSTYIANVASPTGTPGTSPDYTLLAGAGATGVTGATGVGVTGSTGASGETGATGVGLSGIVPFDPAVAPTYPAGQVVTFNGSTYIANVASPTGTPGTSPDYTLIAGAGATGVTGATGVGVTGSTGETGTTGLTGLTGATGITGATGLNVTGSTGVTGGTGATGETGATGVAGLTGATGITGATGLSVTGSTGVTGGTGATGETGATGLTGLTGATGITGATGLSVTGSTGVTGETGATGVAGLTGATGITGATGLSVTGSTGVTGGTGATGETGATGVAGLTGATGITGATGVSVTGSTGATGETGATGVTGLTGATGVSITGSTGATGVTGETGVTGITGATGVGVTGSTGATGVTGGTGATGITGATGVGVTGSTGVSGVTGETGATGVTGETGATGITGATGISVTGSTGATGVTGETGVTGITGATGVGVTGSTGATGVTGETGATGITGATGVGITGSSGVTGVTGGTGATGVTGATGVGVTGSTGVTGVTGETGATGATGGTGATGITGATGVGVTGSTGATGATGVTGSTGVTGATGETGATGITGATGVGVTGSTGSTGVTGATGATGTTVTSNSAFAENTNGTIVVILGGTLVPLPNNQNIGTGITVNGANDTFTLTNAGRYYISYKINLTAALAIQSRVLLNGAAIPASVVSPVLSLSQLQSDFMVTVTAGSTIQLQLFGLVGAAVLSPPGSTLNIIQLS; the protein is encoded by the coding sequence ATGTCCGATGATCGAAAAAGGGTCAATATTAAAGCTTTCCTGGAAGGCAGATCTTTTAGAGCAGGCTCTCCGTTTATTCCAATAACCACAAGCGAACTGGAGCAGTTTGAATCCATACTGCGTTCTTTGGCTGTGGCTATTCCTGCTGCAATCAGTCAGCCGACTTCAGCCAATATACTGTCATTACAGAATGGATTACGCCAGTTACTTACTTTTGTAAATCAATCCGGATTTCGTGCCGGAGTAAAGGCAGAATTACAAGCCGTATTGGAATTAACGATTGCAGGTTCAGAGGTTGTTCCTGTTCCTCTTATTAATCTCGCAGGTAACTTGCAAAACTTACTGGATGACTTGTTAAGTGTGACGCTGCTTCTGGAAGTACCCCCTGCAGAAAAAGATAAACTTGTGGGATTAATTCGATCGATCTCCATATCGCTAAGCCGTGCGACGACAACTCTTGGAACTGGAGGGATTACCGGACCAGCCGGCCCACAGGGAGTGCCAGGAGTCCCGGGGGTACCAGGTGTCCCAGGAGTCCCTGGGGTGAAAGGGGCTACTGGAACACCGGGAGGAATTGGACCAGTAGGACCGGTTGGCCCAGTTGGTCCACAGGGAGCACAGGGTCCGGCAGGAGCACCTGGTGTGGGCTTGAACAATATTACAGCTTTTGACCCTGCGCTTGGGCCGACATATGCTCAAGGTCAAGTAGTGAGCTACGAGGGTAGTCTTTATGTTGCCAATGTAAACGGTCCCTTGGGTACACCCGGAAGTTCTCCAGACTACACTCTTTTGCTGTCGGGTGGAACGACTGGAGCAACGGGAGCAACCGGAGCTGGTTTGACAGGAGCCGTGGCATTTAATCCAGCGCTCGCCCCGGGTTATCCAGCAGGTCAAGTCATTACGTATAACGGTAGTACTTACATTACGAGTGTAGCTGGTCCTCTAGGAACACCAGGATCTTCATCGGATTACACATTAATCGCTGCTGCGGGGGCGACTGGTGCAACTGGAGCCACAGGTGCAGGATTAAGTGGCATCGTGCCATTCGATCCCGCATTAGCCCCAACATATCCAGCTGGACAGATCGTCACGTTTGGTGGCAGTACTTACATTACAAATGTCGCTTCGCCAACGGGTACGCCAGGAAGTTCGCCAGATTATACGTTGTTAGCAGGATCGGGAGTTACAGGTGTGACCGGAGCTACGGGCATCGGTCTCAATGGTGCGGTTCCGTTTGACCCTGCAGTAGCTCCAACATACCCAGCCGGCCAGGTCGTTACCTTTAATGGTAGCACGTATATAACGACTGTGGCTTCTCCTATGGGTACGCCAGGTACTTCGCCAGACTATACATTGCTTTCAGGTGCAGGACCTACAGGAGCCACAGGTGCATCAGGTGTAACGGGAGCAACAGGCGTAGGTTTAAGTGGTATCGTGCCATTCGATCCAGCGGTAGCCCCGACGTATCCAGCCGGTCAAGTCGTAACGTTTAACGGCAGTACGTATATTGCAAATGTGGCATCACCGACCGGAACGCCGGGGACTTCACCGGATTACACATTGCTTGCGGGCGCAGGAGCAACGGGAGTTACAGGAGTAACCGGCATTGGTGGAACGGGAAGTACCGGAGCTACAGGAGCATCGGGCGTAACAGGAGCGACTGGTGTGACCGGTGCAACTGGAGTTGGAGTAACAGGAAGTACCGGATTCACAGGGGCATCAGGTGTAACGGGAGCGACAGGCGTAGGTTTAAGTGGTATCGTGCCATTCGATCCAGCGGTAGCCCCGACGTATCCAGCCGGTCAGGTTGTAACGTTCAACGGCAATACGTATATAGCAAATGTGGCATCGCCAACCGGAACGCCGGGCACATCGCCAGATTACACGTTGCTTGCTGGCGCTGGAGCAACAGGTGTGACGGGTGCAACTGGTGTTGGAGTAACAGGAAGTACCGGAGTCACAGGGGCATCAGGAGTAACGGGAGCGACAGGCGTAGGTTTAAGTGGTATCGTGCCATTCGATCCAGCCGTAGCCCCGACGTATCCAGCCGGCCAGGTTGTAACGTTTAATGGTAGTACGTATATAGCAAATGTGGCATCACCAACGGGAACGCCGGGGAGTTCACCGGATTACACATTGCTTGCGGGCGCAGGAGCAACGGGAGTTACAGGAGCAACCGGCATTGGTGGAACGGGAAGTACCGGAGCTACAGGAGCATCGGGCGTAACAGGAGCGACTGGTGTGACCGGTGCAACTGGAGTTGGAGTAACAGGAAGTACCGGAGTCACAGGGGCATCAGGAGTAACGGGAGCGACAGGCGTAGGTTTAAGTGGTATCGTACCATTTGATCCAGCCGTAGCCCCGACGTATCCAGCCGGTCAGGTTGTAACGTTTAACGGTAGTGCGTATATTGCGAATGTGGCATCACCAACGGGAACGCCGGGGACTTCACCAGATTACACGTTGCTTGCGGGCGCAGGAGCAACGGGTGTGACAGGAGCAACTGGAGTTGGAGTAACAGGAAGTACCGGAGTAACAGGAGCATCAGGAGTAACGGGAGCGACAGGCGTAGGTTTAAGTGGTATCGTACCATTTGATCCAGCCGTAGCCCCGACGTATCCAGCCGGCCAGGTTGTAACGTTTAACGGTAGTACGTATATTGCGAATGTGGCATCACCAACGGGAACGCCGGGGACTTCACCAGATTACACGTTGCTTGCGGGCGCAGGAGCAACGGGTGTGACAGGAGCAACTGGAGTTGGAGTAACAGGGGCATCAGGAGTAACGGGAGCGACAGGCGTAGGTTTAAGTGGTATCGTACCATTTGATCCAGCCGTAGCCCCGACATATCCAGCGGGGCAAGTTGTAACGTTTAACGGTAGTACGTATATTGCAAATGTGGCATCGCCAACGGGAACGCCGGGGACTTCACCGGATTACACATTGCTTGCGGGCGCAGGAGCAACGGGTGTGACGGGTGCAACTGGTGTTGGAGTAACAGGAAGTACCGGAGCATCCGGCGAAACAGGAGCGACAGGTGTAGGTTTAAGTGGTATTGTGCCATTCGATCCAGCTGTAGCCCCGACATATCCAGCGGGTCAGGTTGTAACGTTCAATGGCAGTACGTATATTGCAAATGTGGCATCGCCAACGGGAACGCCGGGGACTTCACCAGATTACACGTTGATCGCTGGAGCAGGAGCGACAGGTGTGACGGGTGCAACTGGAGTTGGAGTAACGGGAAGTACTGGTGAAACAGGAACGACTGGTCTTACAGGGTTAACCGGGGCGACGGGAATTACAGGAGCGACGGGACTAAACGTAACGGGATCAACAGGAGTAACTGGGGGAACCGGGGCAACTGGTGAAACAGGAGCGACCGGTGTTGCAGGGTTGACCGGGGCGACGGGAATTACAGGAGCCACGGGACTAAGCGTAACGGGATCAACAGGAGTAACTGGAGGAACCGGGGCAACTGGTGAAACAGGAGCGACAGGTCTTACAGGGTTAACCGGGGCGACGGGAATTACAGGAGCCACGGGATTAAGCGTAACGGGATCAACCGGAGTAACTGGTGAAACAGGAGCGACCGGTGTTGCAGGGTTGACCGGGGCGACGGGAATTACAGGAGCCACGGGACTAAGCGTAACAGGATCAACAGGAGTAACTGGAGGAACCGGGGCAACTGGTGAAACAGGAGCGACTGGTGTTGCAGGGTTGACTGGGGCGACGGGGATCACAGGAGCCACAGGAGTAAGTGTAACAGGTAGTACTGGTGCTACAGGGGAAACAGGAGCAACAGGCGTAACGGGATTGACTGGCGCAACGGGAGTAAGCATAACCGGAAGTACCGGAGCAACTGGTGTCACGGGGGAGACCGGAGTCACAGGTATAACCGGTGCAACGGGAGTGGGCGTAACGGGAAGTACCGGAGCAACTGGTGTCACGGGTGGAACAGGAGCCACAGGTATAACAGGAGCCACAGGAGTCGGCGTAACAGGAAGTACCGGAGTTTCTGGTGTCACTGGTGAAACCGGAGCAACTGGTGTTACGGGGGAAACCGGAGCGACAGGTATAACGGGAGCAACGGGAATCAGCGTAACGGGGAGCACCGGGGCAACTGGTGTCACGGGGGAGACCGGAGTCACAGGTATAACCGGTGCAACGGGAGTCGGCGTAACGGGAAGTACCGGAGCAACTGGTGTTACGGGGGAAACCGGAGCCACAGGTATAACCGGAGCCACGGGAGTCGGCATAACAGGAAGTAGTGGAGTAACTGGCGTCACTGGGGGAACAGGAGCGACAGGTGTAACTGGAGCCACGGGAGTGGGCGTAACGGGAAGTACTGGAGTAACTGGTGTCACAGGGGAAACCGGAGCAACTGGTGCGACTGGAGGAACAGGAGCCACAGGTATAACCGGAGCCACGGGAGTCGGGGTAACGGGAAGTACCGGGGCAACTGGTGCGACTGGCGTAACGGGAAGTACTGGAGTTACTGGTGCGACGGGGGAAACCGGAGCCACAGGTATAACGGGAGCAACGGGAGTCGGTGTAACCGGAAGTACCGGAAGTACAGGAGTTACCGGAGCAACAGGTGCAACCGGAACAACTGTAACATCTAATTCGGCTTTTGCTGAGAACACTAATGGTACGATTGTTGTAATATTGGGTGGTACACTCGTTCCATTACCGAATAACCAAAATATTGGCACAGGTATAACCGTCAATGGGGCTAATGACACCTTCACACTGACCAACGCAGGTCGCTACTATATCTCATACAAAATAAATCTGACAGCTGCACTTGCTATCCAATCTCGGGTTTTACTTAACGGTGCAGCAATTCCAGCGAGTGTAGTATCTCCAGTACTTTCTCTCAGTCAGCTGCAGTCTGACTTTATGGTTACCGTTACCGCTGGTTCAACAATACAGTTACAATTATTCGGGCTTGTTGGCGCAGCCGTTCTGTCTCCTCCGGGGTCTACACTAAACATTATTCAGTTAAGTTAA